In Dasypus novemcinctus isolate mDasNov1 chromosome 10, mDasNov1.1.hap2, whole genome shotgun sequence, one DNA window encodes the following:
- the LOC101435020 gene encoding olfactory receptor 8H1-like — protein MGSKNKTNVPDFIFMGLTDSEKIQRVLFMLFLLIYLITLLGNAGMILIIRLDLHLRTGMYFFLSHLSFLDLSYSTVITPKTLESLLTSNKCISYTGCFTQMYFFVSLAVTEFFLLSSMAYDRYVAICNPLHYPVVMSRKLCHALITGPYVIGFSESLVNVLYMNSLHFCKSNVISHFFCDLTPLLALSCTDTHDTETMIFTFSSLNIVVSLITISVSYGSILSTILKINSTSGKRKAFSTCASHILGVTIFYSTMIFTYLKPKKSYSLGKDQVASVFYTMVIPMLNPLIYSLRNKEVKDAFTRVTQKREGSRQLK, from the coding sequence ATGGGAAGTAAGAATAAAACAAATGTGCCTGACTTTATCTTTATGGGATTGACAGACTCTGAAAAGATCCAGCGGGTCCTCTTTATGCTGTTTCTTTTGATATACCTAATTACGCTGCTGGGGAATGCAGGCATGATACTGATAATTCGCCTGGACCTACACCTTCGCACAGgcatgtactttttcctcagtCACCTGTCGTTCCTTGACCTCAGTTACTCAACAGTCATCACACCTAAAACCTTAGAGAGTTTATTGACTTCCAACAAGTGTATTTCATACACAGGCTGcttcacccagatgtatttttttgtttccttggctgtaactgaatttttccttctctcatcaaTGGCCTATGATCGCTATGTAGCTATCTGCAATCCCCTTCACTACCCAGTTGTTATGTCCAGGAAACTCTGCCACGCCCTCATTACCGGGCCCTATGTGATTGGTTTTTCTGAATCATTAGTAAATGTTCTTTATATGAACAGTTTGCATTTCTGCAAATCTAATGTAATCTCTCACTTTTTCTGTGACTTAACCCCACTTTTAGCCCTGTCGTGCACGGATACTCATGACACTGAAACCATGATATTCACTTTCTCTAGTTTAAATATAGTGGTGTCCCTTATCACTATTTCTGTGTCCTACGGGTCCATTCTGTCTACTATCCTGAAAATTAATTCCACTTCGGGAAAGCGCAAAGCCTTCTCTACTTGTGCCTCCCACATCCTGGGAGTTACCATCTTTTACAGCACCatgatttttacttatttaaaaccaaagaagTCCTACTCCTTGGGAAAGGATCAAGTGGCCTCTGTGTTCTATACTATGGTGATCCCCATGCTGAATCCACTCATTTATAGTCTTAGGAACAAAGAGGTAAAAGATGCTTTCACTAGAGTCACACAAAAGAGAGAGGGCTCCAGGCAATTGAAATGa